A window of Castanea sativa cultivar Marrone di Chiusa Pesio chromosome 1, ASM4071231v1 contains these coding sequences:
- the LOC142630491 gene encoding protein FAR1-RELATED SEQUENCE 5-like yields the protein MELDHNHGLSPSKTRFYKCNRVLKPHVKRQLELNAKAGIKMNKNFNSLVVEAGGHENLPFLEKECRNHMDKVKRLELGEGDAVAMNKYFLKMQADNSNFFYTMDFTEDGRLKNVFWADTRSREAFKEFGDVVTFDTSYLVNKYSMSFAPFVGVNHHGQSILLGCGLISGEDTNTFRWLFESWLNYTPKVWG from the coding sequence ATGGAACTTGACCATAACCATGGATTAAGTCCAAGCAAAACCCGATTTTATAAATGCAACAGAGTATTAAAACCACATGTGAAAAGACAACTTGAGTTGAATGCTAAAGCTGGTATTAAAATGAACAAGAATTTCAATTCATTGGTGGTTGAGGCAGGGGGGCATGAAAACTTGCCATTTCTAGAGAAAGAATGTAGAAACCACATGGATAAAGTCAAGCGTTTGGAGCTTGGGGAAGGAGATGCTGTAGCAATGAATaagtactttttaaaaatgcaaGCCGACAATTCTAACTTCTTTTACACGATGGATTTTACTGAAGATGGTCGATTAAAGAATGTATTTTGGGCAGACACAAGAAGTAGGGAAGCATTTAAAGAGTTTGGTGATGTGGTTACATTTGACACGTCGTACTTGGTTAACAAATATAGCATGTCATTTGCTCCCTTTGTTGGGGTAAACCATCATGGACAATCGATATTGCTAGGATGTGGATTGATTTCAGGTGAAGATACAAATACATTTAGATGGCTATTTGAGTCTTGGCTTAATTAcactcctaaagtttgggggtaa
- the LOC142622935 gene encoding zinc protease PQQL-like isoform X1, with protein sequence MDLLPAENSQIPKKHGFRSLKLVNVDMDQVLAQEPVGVHYGRLDNGLFYYVRSNSKPRMRAALALAVKAGSVLEEEDERGVAHIVEHLAFSATTKYSNHDIIKFLESIGAEFGACQNAVTSADDIVYELFVPVDKPELLSQAMSVLAEFSSEVRVSKDDLEKERGAVMEEYRGNRNAAGRMQDAHWVLMMEGSRYAERLPIGLEKVIRTVSHETVKQFYRKWYHLSNMAVIAVGDFSNTQSVVELIKTHFGQKSSAPEPPLIPTFTVPSHEEPRFSCFVESEAAGSAVMISYKMQADQLKTVKDYRDLLAESMFLYALNQRFFKISRRRDPPYFSCSAAADVLVRPLKAYIMTSSCKEKGTVEALESMLIEVARVRQHGFSEREILIVRALLMSEIESAYLERDQMQSTSLRDEYLQHFLRNEPVVGIEYEAQLQKTLLPYITASEVSKYSEKLRTSCSCVIKTIEPRASATVDDLKNVVLRISILEEERNISRWDDEQIPEEIVSSKPNSGNIVQQFEYPIVGATELILSNGMRVCYKCTDFLDDQVIFTGFSYGGLSELPESEYFSCSMGPTIAGEIGVFGYRPSVLMDMLAGKRAEVGMNLGAYMRSFYGDCSPSDLETALQLVYQLFTTNVTPGEEDVKIVMQMAEEAVRAQERDPYTAFANRVKELNYGNSYFFKPIKISDLRKVDPLRACEYFNKCFKDPSTFTVVIVGNIVPTIALPLVMQYLGGIPRPPEPIMHFNRDVLKGLPFTFPSTIIREVVRSPMVEAQCSVLLCFPVELKNGTMVEEIHFVGFLSKLLETKLMQVLRFKHGQIYSASVSVFLGGNKPSRTGNVRGDISINFSCDPAISTKLADLALDEILLLQEEGPTDEDVSTILEIEQRAHENGLQENYFWLDRILRSYQSRIYSGDVGTSFEIIDDGRSKVRISLTPETAKLALQRILPYPCKKQYTAVILMPQTSRFKILKSFFRSTKTSYHRDAKILAGIAGMAVIGLSLWRYSRSTLKS encoded by the exons ATGGATTTACTTCCGGCAGAGAACTCACAGATCCCAAAGAAACATGGGTTCAGGTCCCTGAAGCTAGTGAACGTGGACATGGACCAAGTCCTTGCTCAAGAACCTGTTGGTGTTCACTATGGCAGGCTTGACAATGGTCTCTTTTACTATGTCCGTTCCAATTCTAAACCCAGAATGAGAgctgctcttgctcttgctgtCAAAGCTgg ATCAGTTTTGGAAGAGGAGGATGAACGTGGAGTTGCTCACATAGTTGAGCATCTTGCCTTCAGTGCCACTACGAAATACTCAAACCATGATATTATCAAATTCCTTGAAAGTATTGGGGCAGAATTTGGTGCTTGTCAAAATGCAGTAACTTCTGCTGATGACATTGTATATGAGTTGTTTGTTCCCGTTGACAAGCCTGAACTGTTATCTCAAGCCATGTCAGTCTTGGCAGAATTTAGTTCGGAG GTTCGAGTCTCAAAAGATGATTTGGAAAAGGAAAGAGGAGCTGTAATGGAAGAGTACAGAGGGAATCGGAATGCTGCTGGAAGAATGCAGGATGCACATTGGGTTCTGATGATGGAAGGTTCCCGG TATGCTGAGCGCTTACCGATTGGATTAGAGAAGGTAATTCGGACGGTGTCTCATGAGACTGTGAAGCAGTTCTATAGGAAGTGGTACCATTTATCTAATATGGCAGTGATAGCTGTTGGAGATTTCTCTAATACGCAG agtGTAGTTGAGTTGATAAAGACTCATTTTGGACAAAAGAGTTCAGCACCCGAGCCTCCTCTTATACCAACATTTACAGTTCCATCTCATGAGGAACCACGTTTTTCATGTTTTGTTGAATCTGAAGCTGCTGGG TCTGCAGTTATGATCAGCTATAAGATGCAAGCGGATCAGCTGAAAACAGTGAAGGACTATAGGGATTTACTTGCAGAATCCATGTTTCTTTATGCTCTAAACCAAAGGTTCTTTAAGATCTCTCGTAGAAGGGATCCACCCTATTTCTCATGCTCAGCTGCTGCAGATGTTCTAGTGCGTCCGTTAAAGGCCTATATAATGACTTCATCTTGTAAAGAAAAAGGGACTGTTGAGGCCCTAGAGTCAATGCTGATTGAG GTTGCAAGGGTACGACAACATGGTTTTTCAGAACGTGAAATATTAATTGTTCGAGCCTTACTGATGTCAGAGATTGAATCTGCCTATTTGGAGCGTGATCAAATGCAATCAACAAGCTTGCGGGATGAATATTTACAA catTTTCTGCGCAATGAACCTGTTGTTGGGATTGAATATGAGGCTCAACTCCAGAAAACTCTTCTACCTT ATATAACGGCATCAGAGGTATCCAAGTATTCAGAAAAGTTAAGAACATCATGCAGCTGTGTCATAAAGACAATTGAGCCTCGAGCTTCTGCAACAGTAGATGATCTGAAGAATGTAGTGTTGAGGATCAGTATTCTTGAGGAAGAGAGAAACATTTCTCGTTGGGATGATGAACAAATTCCAGAAGAAATTGTCAGTTCAAAGCCGAATTCGGG GAATATTGTGCAGCAGTTTGAATATCCAATTGTTGGAGCTACTGAATTAATTCTATCAAATGGCATGCGAGTTTGCTATAAGTGTACTGACTTTCTTGATGACCAG GTTATCTTTACAGGCTTCTCATATGGGGGTTTATCAGAACTCCCAGAGAGTGAATATTTCTCTTGTTCAATGGGACCAACCATTGCTGGAGAAATTGGTGTATTTGGCTATAGACCATCAGTATTAATGGACATGCTTGCTGGCAAGAGAGCTGAAGTCGGTATGAATCTTGGAGCATACATGAGAAGTTTCTATGGTGATTGTTCACCATCAGACCTGGAAACTGCCTTGCAG CTTGTCTATCAACTATTTACAACAAATGTAACACCAGGAGAAGAAGATGTCAAAATAGTGATGCAAATGGCCGAAGAAGCAGTTCGTGCTCAAGAGAGGGATCCTTACACTGCTTTTGCAAACCGTGTGAAGGAGCTCAACTATGGAAACTCCTATTTCTTTAAG CCCATTAAAATAAGTGACCTTCGAAAAGTTGATCCATTAAGAGCTTGTGAATATTTCAACAAGTGTTTCAAAGATCCATCAACTTTTACTGTTGTGATTGTAGGGAATATTGTTCCGACGATTGCACTTCCCTTAGTAATGCAGTATTTG GGTGGAATACCAAGGCCTCCTGAACCTATTATGCATTTTAACCGTGACGTCCTCAAAGGCTTACCATTCACTTTTCCATCAACCATAATTAG AGAAGTGGTCCGGAGCCCGATGGTGGAAGCACAATGTTCAGTTCTGTTATGCTTTCCTGTGGAGCTGAAAAATGGAACCATG GTAGAAGAGATTCACTTTGTTGGGTTCCTGAGCAAACTTCTTGAGACAAAATTAATGCAAGTTCTGCGTTTCAAGCATGGGCAG ATCTACTCTGCCAGTGTTTCAGTGTTTCTTGGCGGTAATAAACCTTCTCGAACTGGTAATGTTCGTGGTGATATTAGCATAAATTTCTCTTGTGATCCAGCAATTTCCACAAAGCTG GCTGATCTTGCTCTGGATGAGATATTACTTCTTCAAGAGGAAGGACCTACAGATGAGGATGTTTCAACAATCCTTGAAATTGAGCAAAGAGCCCATGAAAATGGGCTTCAG GAGAATTACTTCTGGCTTGACAGGATTTTACGCAGCTACCAGTCAAGAATCTATTCTGGTGATGTTGGCACTTCTTTTGAG ATTATAGATGATGGGCGGTCCAAAGTTAGAATATCTCTGACGCCAGAAACAGCAAAGTTGGCACTTCAGAGGATACTACCTTATCCTTGCAAAAAGCAGTACACTGCAGTGATTCTAATGCCCCAGACATCTCGCTTTAAGATACTGAAATCATTCTTTCGATCTACTAAGACCAGTTATCACAGAGACGCAAAG ATTTTAGCAGGCATTGCTGGTATGGCAGTCATAGGTCTTAGTTTGTGGAGATATTCAAGGAGTACCCTGAAATCTTAG
- the LOC142622935 gene encoding zinc protease PQQL-like isoform X2 — protein sequence MSVLAEFSSEVRVSKDDLEKERGAVMEEYRGNRNAAGRMQDAHWVLMMEGSRYAERLPIGLEKVIRTVSHETVKQFYRKWYHLSNMAVIAVGDFSNTQSVVELIKTHFGQKSSAPEPPLIPTFTVPSHEEPRFSCFVESEAAGSAVMISYKMQADQLKTVKDYRDLLAESMFLYALNQRFFKISRRRDPPYFSCSAAADVLVRPLKAYIMTSSCKEKGTVEALESMLIEVARVRQHGFSEREILIVRALLMSEIESAYLERDQMQSTSLRDEYLQHFLRNEPVVGIEYEAQLQKTLLPYITASEVSKYSEKLRTSCSCVIKTIEPRASATVDDLKNVVLRISILEEERNISRWDDEQIPEEIVSSKPNSGNIVQQFEYPIVGATELILSNGMRVCYKCTDFLDDQVIFTGFSYGGLSELPESEYFSCSMGPTIAGEIGVFGYRPSVLMDMLAGKRAEVGMNLGAYMRSFYGDCSPSDLETALQLVYQLFTTNVTPGEEDVKIVMQMAEEAVRAQERDPYTAFANRVKELNYGNSYFFKPIKISDLRKVDPLRACEYFNKCFKDPSTFTVVIVGNIVPTIALPLVMQYLGGIPRPPEPIMHFNRDVLKGLPFTFPSTIIREVVRSPMVEAQCSVLLCFPVELKNGTMVEEIHFVGFLSKLLETKLMQVLRFKHGQIYSASVSVFLGGNKPSRTGNVRGDISINFSCDPAISTKLADLALDEILLLQEEGPTDEDVSTILEIEQRAHENGLQENYFWLDRILRSYQSRIYSGDVGTSFEIIDDGRSKVRISLTPETAKLALQRILPYPCKKQYTAVILMPQTSRFKILKSFFRSTKTSYHRDAKILAGIAGMAVIGLSLWRYSRSTLKS from the exons ATGTCAGTCTTGGCAGAATTTAGTTCGGAG GTTCGAGTCTCAAAAGATGATTTGGAAAAGGAAAGAGGAGCTGTAATGGAAGAGTACAGAGGGAATCGGAATGCTGCTGGAAGAATGCAGGATGCACATTGGGTTCTGATGATGGAAGGTTCCCGG TATGCTGAGCGCTTACCGATTGGATTAGAGAAGGTAATTCGGACGGTGTCTCATGAGACTGTGAAGCAGTTCTATAGGAAGTGGTACCATTTATCTAATATGGCAGTGATAGCTGTTGGAGATTTCTCTAATACGCAG agtGTAGTTGAGTTGATAAAGACTCATTTTGGACAAAAGAGTTCAGCACCCGAGCCTCCTCTTATACCAACATTTACAGTTCCATCTCATGAGGAACCACGTTTTTCATGTTTTGTTGAATCTGAAGCTGCTGGG TCTGCAGTTATGATCAGCTATAAGATGCAAGCGGATCAGCTGAAAACAGTGAAGGACTATAGGGATTTACTTGCAGAATCCATGTTTCTTTATGCTCTAAACCAAAGGTTCTTTAAGATCTCTCGTAGAAGGGATCCACCCTATTTCTCATGCTCAGCTGCTGCAGATGTTCTAGTGCGTCCGTTAAAGGCCTATATAATGACTTCATCTTGTAAAGAAAAAGGGACTGTTGAGGCCCTAGAGTCAATGCTGATTGAG GTTGCAAGGGTACGACAACATGGTTTTTCAGAACGTGAAATATTAATTGTTCGAGCCTTACTGATGTCAGAGATTGAATCTGCCTATTTGGAGCGTGATCAAATGCAATCAACAAGCTTGCGGGATGAATATTTACAA catTTTCTGCGCAATGAACCTGTTGTTGGGATTGAATATGAGGCTCAACTCCAGAAAACTCTTCTACCTT ATATAACGGCATCAGAGGTATCCAAGTATTCAGAAAAGTTAAGAACATCATGCAGCTGTGTCATAAAGACAATTGAGCCTCGAGCTTCTGCAACAGTAGATGATCTGAAGAATGTAGTGTTGAGGATCAGTATTCTTGAGGAAGAGAGAAACATTTCTCGTTGGGATGATGAACAAATTCCAGAAGAAATTGTCAGTTCAAAGCCGAATTCGGG GAATATTGTGCAGCAGTTTGAATATCCAATTGTTGGAGCTACTGAATTAATTCTATCAAATGGCATGCGAGTTTGCTATAAGTGTACTGACTTTCTTGATGACCAG GTTATCTTTACAGGCTTCTCATATGGGGGTTTATCAGAACTCCCAGAGAGTGAATATTTCTCTTGTTCAATGGGACCAACCATTGCTGGAGAAATTGGTGTATTTGGCTATAGACCATCAGTATTAATGGACATGCTTGCTGGCAAGAGAGCTGAAGTCGGTATGAATCTTGGAGCATACATGAGAAGTTTCTATGGTGATTGTTCACCATCAGACCTGGAAACTGCCTTGCAG CTTGTCTATCAACTATTTACAACAAATGTAACACCAGGAGAAGAAGATGTCAAAATAGTGATGCAAATGGCCGAAGAAGCAGTTCGTGCTCAAGAGAGGGATCCTTACACTGCTTTTGCAAACCGTGTGAAGGAGCTCAACTATGGAAACTCCTATTTCTTTAAG CCCATTAAAATAAGTGACCTTCGAAAAGTTGATCCATTAAGAGCTTGTGAATATTTCAACAAGTGTTTCAAAGATCCATCAACTTTTACTGTTGTGATTGTAGGGAATATTGTTCCGACGATTGCACTTCCCTTAGTAATGCAGTATTTG GGTGGAATACCAAGGCCTCCTGAACCTATTATGCATTTTAACCGTGACGTCCTCAAAGGCTTACCATTCACTTTTCCATCAACCATAATTAG AGAAGTGGTCCGGAGCCCGATGGTGGAAGCACAATGTTCAGTTCTGTTATGCTTTCCTGTGGAGCTGAAAAATGGAACCATG GTAGAAGAGATTCACTTTGTTGGGTTCCTGAGCAAACTTCTTGAGACAAAATTAATGCAAGTTCTGCGTTTCAAGCATGGGCAG ATCTACTCTGCCAGTGTTTCAGTGTTTCTTGGCGGTAATAAACCTTCTCGAACTGGTAATGTTCGTGGTGATATTAGCATAAATTTCTCTTGTGATCCAGCAATTTCCACAAAGCTG GCTGATCTTGCTCTGGATGAGATATTACTTCTTCAAGAGGAAGGACCTACAGATGAGGATGTTTCAACAATCCTTGAAATTGAGCAAAGAGCCCATGAAAATGGGCTTCAG GAGAATTACTTCTGGCTTGACAGGATTTTACGCAGCTACCAGTCAAGAATCTATTCTGGTGATGTTGGCACTTCTTTTGAG ATTATAGATGATGGGCGGTCCAAAGTTAGAATATCTCTGACGCCAGAAACAGCAAAGTTGGCACTTCAGAGGATACTACCTTATCCTTGCAAAAAGCAGTACACTGCAGTGATTCTAATGCCCCAGACATCTCGCTTTAAGATACTGAAATCATTCTTTCGATCTACTAAGACCAGTTATCACAGAGACGCAAAG ATTTTAGCAGGCATTGCTGGTATGGCAGTCATAGGTCTTAGTTTGTGGAGATATTCAAGGAGTACCCTGAAATCTTAG
- the LOC142630502 gene encoding uncharacterized protein LOC142630502 yields MCRAFPTTLKGPARVWFNKIPPNTVGSFEELSKLFVNNFIGGQRHKHSSSNLLTIEQGENENLRSFITRFNREALTVDEMDDKLLMVAFHNGVNSDLFIHKIYEQEPQTMAELVHSAQNFMNAEDAIIANKRKRAKCMEADFPRHPEQGPRLKKARTGEKKDRDNKKANSLARSQ; encoded by the coding sequence atgtgtagGGCTTTCCCTACCACCctcaagggaccagcgcgagtgtggttcaacAAGATACCTCCAAACACTGTGGGCTCGTTCGAAGAATTGAGTAAATTGTTCGTCAACAATTTTATCGGAGGACAACGGCACAAGCATTCCTCGTCCAACCTGTtaaccatagagcaaggggaaaatgaaaaCTTGCGGTCTTTCATTACCCGGTTCAACAGGGAAGCCCTGACGGTGgatgagatggatgacaagttgttaatggtagcCTTCCATAATGGGGTTAACTCCGATTTATTCATTCATAAGATTTATGAGCAAGAGCCACAAACCATGgctgaactcgtccattcagcCCAAAACTTCATGAATGCGGAGGATGCAATCATAGCcaataagagaaagagagcaaaaTGCATGGAAGCAGATTTCCCGCGCCATCCTGAGCAAGGTCCTCGTCTAAAGAAGGCCCGGACAGGGGAGAAGAAGGACAGAGATAACAAAAAGGCAAATTCCTTAGCAAGGAGTCAATAG